The Lycium barbarum isolate Lr01 chromosome 9, ASM1917538v2, whole genome shotgun sequence genome has a segment encoding these proteins:
- the LOC132609680 gene encoding bZIP transcription factor 16-like isoform X2 — translation MGSSEMDKSSKESKEAKDSKTPNSQVSTTTAGPVNPDWSGFQAYSPMPPHGYMTSSPQPHPYMWGVQQFMPPPYGTPPHPYVAMYPHGVYAHPSMPPGSYPFSPFAMPSPNGVAEASVSNPGNVEVDGKSSEGKEKLPIKRSKGSLGSLNMITGKNNGPGKTSGASANGAYSKSAESGSEGSSEGSDAHSQNESPMNSGGRQDSADASQNGNAAHGSQNGAPHSMINQTMAIVSAGGPGCIPGGPATNLNIGMDYWGAATSPSVPAMHGKVPVSVAGGLVTAGSRDSVQSQMWIQDEREIKRQKRKQSNRESARRSRLRKQAECDELAQRADVLKEENASLRAEVNRIRSEYEQLHAQNASLKERLGEVSGEDDPRTTHPSQTEPHQGGQ, via the exons ATGGGTAGCAGTGAGATGGATAAATCCTCAAAGGAGTCAAAGGAAGCAAAAGACTCAAAAACTCCCAATTCGCAG GTTTCTACTACTACCGCTGGCCCAGTCAATCCAGATTGGTCTGGCTTTCAG GCATATTCTCCAATGCCTCCACATGGCTATATGACATCAAGTCCTCAACCACACCCTTATATGTGGGGAGTTCAG CAATTTATGCCGCCACCCTATGGTACTCCACCACATCCATACGTTGCAATGTATCCCCATGGTGTATATGCTCATCCATCTATGCCTCCG GGATCTTACCCCTTCAGTCCTTTTGCAATGCCTTCTCCAAACGGCGTCGCTGAAGCTTCA GTTAGCAACCCTGGTAATGTCGAAGTGGATGGCAAGTCATCTGAGGGAAAGGAAAAATTGCCGATTAAGAGATCTAAGGGAAGCTTGGGTAGTTTGAATATGATTACCGGGAAGAACAACGGACCTGGTAAGACATCTGGAGCATCTGCAAATGGAGCCTATTCTAAAAG TGCCGAGAGTGGAAGTGAAGGGTCAAGCGAAGGAAGTGACGCTCATTCTCAAAAT GAGTCACCGATGAATTCAGGAGGCAGGCAAGATTCAG CTGACGCCTCTCAAAATGGAAACGCTGCACATGGTTCCCAGAATGGTGCTCCTCATTCGATGATTAATCAGACAATGGCAATCGTGTCAGCTGGGGGGCCTGGATGTATTCCTGGCGGCCCCGCAACCAACTTGAATATTGGTATGGACTACTGGGGTGCTGCCACGTCACCGTCTGTTCCTGCAATGCATGGAAAGGTACCTGTTTCAGTTGCTGGAGGGTTGGTTACTGCTGGATCACGAGATAGCGTCCAATCACAGATGTGGATTCAG GATGAAAGGGAGATTAAGAGGCAGAAAAGAAAGCAGTCCAACAGGGAATCTGCCCGTCGATCTCGGTTAAGAAAGCAG GCAGAGTGTGATGAACTTGCACAGCGTGCTGATGTTTTAAAGGAAGAAAATGCCTCTCTTAGAGCCGAAGTGAATCGTATCAGGAGTGAGTACGAGCAACTTCATGCTCAGAATGCATCTCTTAAG GAGAGACTCGGGGAAGTTTCAGGCGAAGATGATCCGAGAACTACTCATCCTTCACAAACCGAGCCCCATCAGGGTGGTCAATGA
- the LOC132609681 gene encoding cellulose synthase-like protein D2, which yields MAGRSFRPPLDPQQGKPPGVTFARRTNSGRYVNLSRDSLDSEISGLEFANYTVHMPPTPDNQPSDPSISRRVEEQYVSNSLFSGGYNSATRAHLMDKVIDSEANHPQMAGTKGSSCAIQGCDGQVMSDGRGEDVLPCECDFKICRDCYIDAVKIGDGICPGCKELYKKTDLGENSVDPSRQPLSLPSNVGMSKNERMLSMMRSANKSAIIRSDSGLMRNQTGDFDHNRWLFETKGTYGYGNAIWPQDEGFGNGKDDDDIGEHSELLNKPWRPLTRKLKIPAAVLSPYRLLILIRVVILGLFLQWRVSHPNTDAIWLWYMSIICEIWFAISWLLDQLPKLCPINRATDLNVLKEKFETPTPTNPTGKSDLPGMDVFVSTADPEKEPPLVTSNTILSILAADYPVEKLSCYVSDDGGALLTFEAMAEAASFANIWVPFCRKHDIEPRNPESYFSLKKDPYKNKVRQDFVKDRRRVKREYDEFKVRINGLPDSIRRRSDAYNAREEIKALKLQRERAGDEPLEPIKITKATWMADGTHWPGTWMVTASEHSRGDHAGIIQVMLKPPSDESMHGTTADGSMLDFTEVDIRLPMLVYVSREKRPGYDHNKKAGAMNALVRASAIMSNGPFILNLDCDHYIYNSEAIREGMCFMMDRGGDRICYVQFPQRFEGIDPSDRYANHNTVFFDVNMRALDGLQGPVYVGTGCLFRRTALYGFDPPRAKDRHPGCCSCCFGQRKSKASVADEKRALRMGDIDDDEMDLAAFPKRFGNSSVLIDSIPVAEFQGRPLADHPSVKHGRPPGALTIPRELLDASTVAEAVSVISCWYEDKTEWGNRVGWIYGSVTEDVVTGYRMHNRGWRSIYCVTKRDAFRGTAPINLTDRLHQVLRWATGSVEIFFSRNNAFMASPKMKILQRIAYLNVGIYPFTSIFLIVYCFLPALSLFSGQFIVQSLNITFLVYLLVISLTLCMLAILEIKWSGITLEEWWRNEQFWLIGGTSAHLAAVLQGLLKVVAGIEISFTLTSKSSGDENDDEYADLYVIKWTSLMIPPITIMMVNLVAIAVGFSRTIYSTIPQWSRLLGGVFFSFWVLAHLYPFAKGLMGRRGRTPTIVFVWSGLIAITISLLWVAINPPQGATEIGGSFQFP from the exons ATGGCTGGAAGATCCTTCAGACCTCCTTTAGACCCACAACAAGGTAAGCCTCCGGGCGTGACCTTTGCAAGGAGGACTAACTCGGGTCGATATGTAAACTTATCTAGGGATTCACTGGATAGTGAAATTAGCGGTCTTGAGTTTGCGAACTACACGGTGCATATGCCTCCGACACCTGATAATCAACCCTCCGATCCATCCATTTCGCGGAGGGTTGAAGAACAGTATGTGTCGAATTCCTTGTTTAGTGGTGGTTATAACAGTGCCACTCGtgcacatttgatggataaggtGATTGACTCGGAAGCCAACCATCCTCAAATGGCTGGTACTAAAGGGTCTTCTTGTGCTATACAAGGTTGTGATGGACAGGTCATGAGTGATGGGAGGGGTGAAGATGTTCTTCCTTGCGAATGTGATTTCAAAATTTGTCGCGATTGTTATATTGACGCTGTCAAAATCGGAGATGGGATTTGTCCCGGTTgtaaagagctttacaagaaaaCGGATTTGGGTGAGAATTCCGTGGATCCCTCTAGACAACCTTTGTCATTGCCTTCGAATGTTGGGATGTCTAAAAACGAAAGGATGTTATCTATGATGAGATCAGCTAATAAGTCTGCCATAATAAGGAGCGATTCAGGGTTGATGAGGAATCAAACAGGGGATTTCGATCATAATAGATGGTTATTCGAGACGAAAGGAACATATGGATATGGGAATGCTATATGGCCACAGGATGAGGGATTTGGGAATGGtaaagatgatgatgatattggtGAGCATTCTGAACTTCTCAACAAGCCTTGGAGGCCACTTACGCGTAAGCTGAAGATACCTGCTGCAGTTCTCAGCCCATACCG GCTTTTGATTTTAATTCGTGTCGTTATACTTGGATTATTTCTTCAATGGAGGGTCAGCCATCCCAACACTGATGCTATATGGCTATGGTATATGTCCATAATCTGTGAGATTTGGTTTGCAATATCATGGCTGCTTGACCAGCTTCCAAAGTTATGCCCAATAAATCGTGCTACTGATCTTAATGTACTAAAAGAAAAGTTTGAAACTCCTACCCCTACCAATCCCACTGGAAAATCTGATCTTCCAGGAATGGATGTATTTGTTTCTACAGCTGATCCTGAGAAAGAGCCACCACTCGTTACATCAAACACAATCCTATCTATTCTTGCTGCTGATTACCCTGTGGAAAAACTTTCTTGCTATGTATCCGATGATGGAGGTGCTCTTTTGACATTTGAAGCGATGGCTGAAGCTGCAAGTTTTGCCAACATTTGGGTCCCTTTTTGTCGTAAGCATGATATCGAACCGAGGAACCCGGAGAGTTACTTCAGTTTGAAGAAAGACCCTTATAAGAACAAAGTACGTCAAGATTTCGTCAAGGACCGTAGACGTGTGAAGCGTGAATATGATGAATTTAAGGTTCGAATCAACGGCCTTCCAGATTCTATTCGTCGGCGTTCTGATGCCTACAATGCTCGAGAGGAAATCAAAGCTTTGAAGCTTCAAAGAGAGAGAGCTGGGGACGAACCTTTGGAACCTATCAAGATAACTAAGGCCACTTGGATGGCGGATGGAACTCACTGGCCCGGAACTTGGATGGTAACTGCTTCTGAGCACTCTCGGGGTGATCATGCAGGAATCATACAG GTGATGTTAAAACCTCCAAGTGACGAATCGATGCACGGTACAACTGCTGATGGCAGTATGCTTGATTTTACGGAAGTTGATATTCGGCTCCCCATGCTGGTATATGTTTCTCGTGAGAAGCGTCCCGGGTATGATCACAACAAGAAGGCTGGAGCCATGAATGCATTGGTCCGAGCGTCAGCTATCATGTCTAATGGCCCGTTTATTCTGAACCTTGATTGTGATCACTACATCTACAACTCAGAGGCAATAAGGGAGGGCATGTGTTTTATGATGGACCGGGGTGGGGATCGTATTTGTTATGTCCAGTTTCCTCAGCGGTTTGAGGGGATTGATCCCTCTGATCGGTATGCAAATCACAATACTGTCTTCTTCGATGTGAATATGCGTGCCCTGGATGGACTTCAAGGTCCAGTTTACGTGGGCACTGGTTGCCTCTTCCGTAGGACTGCTCTTTACGGGTTTGATCCACCACGAGCAAAGGACCGCCACCCTGGTTGCTGCAGCTGTTGCTTTGGGCAGCGCAAGAGTAAGGCCAGTGTTGCTGACGAAAAGAGGGCACTTAGAATGGGAGACATTGATGATGATGAAATGGATCTTGCTGCTTTTCCTAAAAGATTCGGTAACTCTAGCGTCCTCATTGATTCAATCCCGGTGGCTGAATTCCAAGGTAGACCTCTCGCTGATCACCCTTCTGTAAAACACGGGCGACCTCCCGGTGCACTAACTATTCCAAGAGAGCTTCTTGATGCTTCCACTGTTGCTGAAGCGGTCAGTGTCATATCGTGTTGGTACGAAGACAAAACCGAATGGGGCAATCGAGTTGGATGGATTTATGGGTCCGTTACTGAAGATGTGGTAACGGGTTACAGGATGCATAATAGGGGTTGGAGATCTATATACTGTGTGACAAAAAGAGATGCATTCCGTGGCACTGCACCTATCAATCTAACTGACAGGCTTCACCAAGTCCTACGATGGGCTACTGGTTCCGTTGAGATCTTTTTCTCGCGGAACAATGCTTTTATGGCTAGTCCGAAGATGAAGATTTTACAACGGATTGCTTACCTCAACGTTGGGATCTACCCATTCACTTCGATATTCCTTATCGTCTATTGCTTCCTCCCGGCACTCTCACTTTTCTCCGGTCAATTCATCGTGCAAAGCCTTAATATCACTTTTCTCGTGTATCTCCTTGTCATCTCATTAACTCTCTGCATGCTAGCTATCCTCGAGATCAAGTGGTCCGGGATCACTTTAGAAGAATGGTGGAGAAACGAGCAATTTTGGTTAATCGGAGGCACGAGTGCACATCTTGCCGCTGTGCTTCAAGGGCTGTTAAAAGTTGTTGCTGGCATTGAGATTTCGTTCACTCTGACTTCGAAATCTTCAGGTGATGAAAACGACGATGAGTACGCGGATCTCTATGTCATTAAATGGACGTCCTTGATGATTCCACCTATTACAATCATGATGGTTAACCTGGTAGCAATAGCTGTTGGTTTTAGTCGGACTATATATAGCACGATACCACAATGGAGTCGTTTGTTAGGAGGCGTTTTCTTCAGTTTTTGGGTGTTGGCTCATCTATATCCGTTCGCGAAAGGACTGATGGGACGACGAGGAAGGACACCAACCATCGTGTTCGTTTGGTCCGGGCTTATCGCCATCACCATTTCTCTTCTTTGGGTTGCAATTAACCCTCCTCAAGGTGCCACTGAAATTGGAGGTTCATTTCAGTTCCCTTGA
- the LOC132609680 gene encoding bZIP transcription factor 16-like isoform X1 — protein MGSSEMDKSSKESKEAKDSKTPNSQEQVSTTTAGPVNPDWSGFQAYSPMPPHGYMTSSPQPHPYMWGVQQFMPPPYGTPPHPYVAMYPHGVYAHPSMPPGSYPFSPFAMPSPNGVAEASVSNPGNVEVDGKSSEGKEKLPIKRSKGSLGSLNMITGKNNGPGKTSGASANGAYSKSAESGSEGSSEGSDAHSQNESPMNSGGRQDSADASQNGNAAHGSQNGAPHSMINQTMAIVSAGGPGCIPGGPATNLNIGMDYWGAATSPSVPAMHGKVPVSVAGGLVTAGSRDSVQSQMWIQDEREIKRQKRKQSNRESARRSRLRKQAECDELAQRADVLKEENASLRAEVNRIRSEYEQLHAQNASLKERLGEVSGEDDPRTTHPSQTEPHQGGQ, from the exons ATGGGTAGCAGTGAGATGGATAAATCCTCAAAGGAGTCAAAGGAAGCAAAAGACTCAAAAACTCCCAATTCGCAG GAGCAGGTTTCTACTACTACCGCTGGCCCAGTCAATCCAGATTGGTCTGGCTTTCAG GCATATTCTCCAATGCCTCCACATGGCTATATGACATCAAGTCCTCAACCACACCCTTATATGTGGGGAGTTCAG CAATTTATGCCGCCACCCTATGGTACTCCACCACATCCATACGTTGCAATGTATCCCCATGGTGTATATGCTCATCCATCTATGCCTCCG GGATCTTACCCCTTCAGTCCTTTTGCAATGCCTTCTCCAAACGGCGTCGCTGAAGCTTCA GTTAGCAACCCTGGTAATGTCGAAGTGGATGGCAAGTCATCTGAGGGAAAGGAAAAATTGCCGATTAAGAGATCTAAGGGAAGCTTGGGTAGTTTGAATATGATTACCGGGAAGAACAACGGACCTGGTAAGACATCTGGAGCATCTGCAAATGGAGCCTATTCTAAAAG TGCCGAGAGTGGAAGTGAAGGGTCAAGCGAAGGAAGTGACGCTCATTCTCAAAAT GAGTCACCGATGAATTCAGGAGGCAGGCAAGATTCAG CTGACGCCTCTCAAAATGGAAACGCTGCACATGGTTCCCAGAATGGTGCTCCTCATTCGATGATTAATCAGACAATGGCAATCGTGTCAGCTGGGGGGCCTGGATGTATTCCTGGCGGCCCCGCAACCAACTTGAATATTGGTATGGACTACTGGGGTGCTGCCACGTCACCGTCTGTTCCTGCAATGCATGGAAAGGTACCTGTTTCAGTTGCTGGAGGGTTGGTTACTGCTGGATCACGAGATAGCGTCCAATCACAGATGTGGATTCAG GATGAAAGGGAGATTAAGAGGCAGAAAAGAAAGCAGTCCAACAGGGAATCTGCCCGTCGATCTCGGTTAAGAAAGCAG GCAGAGTGTGATGAACTTGCACAGCGTGCTGATGTTTTAAAGGAAGAAAATGCCTCTCTTAGAGCCGAAGTGAATCGTATCAGGAGTGAGTACGAGCAACTTCATGCTCAGAATGCATCTCTTAAG GAGAGACTCGGGGAAGTTTCAGGCGAAGATGATCCGAGAACTACTCATCCTTCACAAACCGAGCCCCATCAGGGTGGTCAATGA